A genomic stretch from Helianthus annuus cultivar XRQ/B chromosome 1, HanXRQr2.0-SUNRISE, whole genome shotgun sequence includes:
- the LOC110879690 gene encoding uncharacterized protein LOC110879690 isoform X3: MVFWSYPPTRKQLAGSAIVFLTGATLFAAGAYLSFTNIAPQQARAKTRSDYVKSRLRKLLQDDD, translated from the coding sequence ATGGTGTTTTGGTCGTATCCACCGACGAGAAAACAACTTGCCGGCAGCGCCATCGTCTTCCTCACCGGCGCCACCCTCTTCGCCGCCGGTGCCTACCTCTCCTTCACTAACATAGCCCCTCAACAAGCCCGTGCTAAAACCCGTTCCGATTACGTCAAATCACGCCTCCGCAAGCTTCTCCAAGACGACGATTAA
- the LOC110932176 gene encoding vegetative cell wall protein gp1-like — MVAHALSEAEFYQWMSESLVKLESQLQILFKEFRSFRTAWEAQSPTSPPLVSDTAPPVPSPTAASPPPTIAINPRQPTATTPLHTSPPPKQAPSTNSSTPKTTIPPLIVAPATVPLCTPPTPKIVQQHMPFSKPVSKPAQKTTPFLVAAMPKPIPSPAPEPNGAPSVVSNLLKQVMKSMFAKDMKIELDETTEKREWRPPWHLVNTRPDVNIQVPIE; from the coding sequence ATGGTTGCTCACGCTCTCTCCGAAGCCGAGTTTTATCAATGGATGAGTGAATCCCTTGTAAAACTCGAGTCTCAGTTGCAAATCCTTTTCAAGGAGTTCCGATCGTTCCGAACTGCGTGGGAAGCCCAATCTCCTACATCTCCACCACTTGTTTCCGACACTGCACCGCCAGTCCCGTCACCCACTGCCGCCTCACCACCACCAACAATTGCCATCAACCCACGACAACCAACCGCTACAACACCACTACACACCTCACCACCACCAAAACAAGCCCCTTCAACCAACTCTTCGACACCAAAAACGACCATACCACCACTTATTGTCGCTCCCGCCACTGTGCCACTATGTACTCCGCCTACACCTAAAATAGTCCAACAACATATGCCATTCTCTAAACCTGTATCGAAACCCGCCCAAAAAACCACACCATTCCTCGTTGCAGCCATGCCAAAACCCATACCCTCACCCGCACCGGAGCCAAATGGCGCACCATCCGTGGTTTCGAACCTGTTGAAGCAAGTTATGAAATCAATGTTTGCAAAGGACATGAAGATAGAGCTAGATGAAACAACCGAGAAACGCGAGTGGCGTCCACCATGGCATCTTGTTAACACCCGACCAGATGTCAACATTCAAGTCCCAATCGAATAA
- the LOC110879682 gene encoding uncharacterized protein LOC110879682 produces the protein MPKSDDSPSQPDKPAVTPLHPAYTVTNVQSKIRTLDGTKVTYSQWVKLFTFHAIAYKVLDHIDDTQKPTKTDPDYETWKEIDALVSQWIYSTISDDLLGTVLDTTASARTTWLQLQKKFLGNKQAKAAALETRFVNLTLASCASVDDYCQQLKELANQLSDVDQPVTESRMVLQLVRGLSAEFDTTAQLIHSQQADWDTARTMLNDEVIRLEARKQQSSSVLYTPASTNHTTNQQTPAHSSENNQQQQQPPSYRGRGRGRGQGYRGRGGRGRGNRGQSPPTPWNFLNYTGQQQQFPQWAWWSTPPCPYPTQNTWKPNPTPQHPSANFAGQPHPAPPPYGHSPSGFDALSPSDLSAAFQTMQLQYQDPNAVMDTGAEQHATENRGSHNGASAFPPQ, from the exons ATGCCAAAGTCAGATGACAGCCCTTCTCAGCCCGACAAACCTGCAGTCACACCCCTTCACCCTGCATACACTGTCACCAATGTTCAGTCCAAGATTCGGACCCTTGATGGCACCAAAGTAACATATTCCCAATGGGTCAAGCTGTTCACCTTTCATGCCATCGCTTACAAGGTTCTAGACCATATCGATGACACCCAAAAACCAACCAAAACTGACCCTGATTACGAAACCTGGAAAGAAATCGATGCTTTGGTCTCTCAATGGATCTATAGCACGATATCCGATGACTTGCTGGGCACCGTCCTTGACACCACCGCTTCGGCTCGAACCACTTGGCTACAACTTCAGAAAAAATTCTTGGGAAACAAGCAAGCCAAGGCAGCAGCTCTGGAGACTCGTTTCGTTAACCTTACACTCGCCTCATGTGCCTCAGTCGATGATTATTGCCAACAGTTGAAAGAGCTAGCAAACCAGCTCTCGGATGTGGATCAACCTGTTACTGAGAGCCGAATGGTACTGCAGTTGGTCAGAGGTCTTTCAGCCGAATTTGACACCACTGCCCAACTAATTCATTCACAGCAGGCCGACTGGGACACGGCCCGTACTATGCTTAATGATGAGGTTATTAGGTTAGAAGCTCGGAAACAACAATCCTCTTCGGTCCTCTACACACCCGCCTCTACAAACCACACCACTAATCAGCAAACACCTGCTCACTCTTCAGAAAAtaatcaacagcagcagcagcctcccTCGTATAGGGGTAGAGGCCGCGGACGTGGTCAGGGCTACCGTGGACgtggaggaagaggaagaggaaacAGGGGTCAATCACCTCCAACACCTTGGAATTTTTTGAACTACACGGGACAGCAGCAGCAATTCCCACAGTGGGCGTGGTGGTCCACCCCCCCGTGTCCATACCCCACTCAGAATACATGGAAACCCAACCCGACCCCACAGCATCCGTCAGCAAATTTTGCGGGTCAGCCACATCCGGCCCCACCCCCATACGGGCATTCACCTTCGGGTTTCGATGCTCTCAGCCCCTCGGATCTCAGTGCAGCCTTCCAAACAATGCAGTTACAATATCAAGATCCGAATGCTGTGATGGACACTGGAGCAGAACAACATGCCACGGAAAATCGAG GATCTCACAACGGGGCGTCTGCTTTCCCGCCACAATAG